One window of the Nicotiana tabacum cultivar K326 chromosome 4, ASM71507v2, whole genome shotgun sequence genome contains the following:
- the LOC107811422 gene encoding transcription termination factor MTERF8, chloroplastic-like, which produces MKIPKGNVRKCTRSIPLLPPALALMFGLGSNGATKHLFSIRFQLFYSTAAATSRANTLVDFLVNSLGFSNKEAISTSSKVTRSRLRNYEPHLLLDLFRKVGMNKAQIKTLVSSSPEVLFSHIDKNLKPKIKVLQELGLSGSDLVTFINKSDFLTRGLHTTIKPSLDYLREYLGSYDAVARVVKKEPRLLSNNLPKVIPPNILLLQNLGFSRVDIETVFHRRPRYLLNNPEWLERVVNQAEKNFNVPRESRMFLHAIEALVSLDESKLERKLDIFRSFGWSDSDISAMVRKLPYCLTSSEAKINITLKFFMNELGYEPSYLASHAPLLKYSMEKRVKPRNENLKFLQENQLIKGKLSLYTAVSSPESRFRKKYVLPFKEKMPELYDLYIKNTS; this is translated from the exons ATGAAAATCCCCAAG GGAAACGTTCGAAAATGTACTAGGAGTATACCCCTGCTACCGCCTGCGCTTGCACTGATGTTTGGACTGGGTAGCAATGGCGCAACGAAACATCTCTTTTCCATCAGATTTCAGCTCTTTTACTCCACAGCTGCAGCAACTTCCCGTGCTAATACATTGGTGGACTTTCTGGTGAACTCACTTGGCTTCTCCAACAAAGAAGCCATTTCTACAAGCTCCAAGGTAACTCGTTCGAGACTCCGGAATTATGAGCCACATTTGTTACTTGATCTCTTTCGCAAAGTGGGTATGAACAAAGCCCAGATAAAAACCCTTGTTTCTTCTTCCCCTGAAGTGTTGTTTTCTCATATTGATAAaaaccttaaacccaaaattaAGGTTTTACAAGAACTTGGCTTATCTGGGTCTGACCTTGTTACTTTTATCAATAAAAGCGATTTCTTGACAAGAGGTTTACATACTACTATTAAACCCAGTCTTGATTATCTTCGGGAGTATTTGGGCAGTTATGATGCTGTAGCTAGGGTTGTTAAGAAAGAGCCTAGGCTGCTTTCCAATAATCTCCCTAAAGTAATACCACCCAATATATTATTGTTGCAAAATCTTGGGTTTTCACGGGTGGATATTGAGACGGTTTTTCATCGGCGTCCTAGGTATCTGCTTAATAAccctgagtggcttgagagagTAGTAAATCAAGCAGAAAAGAATTTTAACGTACCTCGGGAGTCACGGATGTTTCTTCATGCCATTGAAGCACTTGTGTCGCTTGATGAATCGAAATTAGAAAGGAAATTAGATATTTTCCGGAGTTTTGGATGGTCTGATTCTGATATATCCGCAATGGTGCGAAAGCTTCCTTACTGTTTGACTTCATCAGAGGCTAAGATAAATATTACATTGAAGTTTTTCATGAATGAACTGGGGTATGAACCTAGTTATCTGGCTTCTCATGCACCACTTTTAAAGTACAGTATGGAGAAGAGGGTCAAGCCAaggaatgaaaatttgaagtttcttCAAGAAAACCAGCTGATAAAAGGGAAACTAAGTCTTTACACTGCCGTGTCATCTCCTGAATCACGATTTCGAAAGAAATATGTTCTTCCTTTCAAGGAGAAGATGCCTGAGTTGTATGATTTATACATCAAAAATACAAGCTAA